A region of Photobacterium sanguinicancri DNA encodes the following proteins:
- the pyrD gene encoding quinone-dependent dihydroorotate dehydrogenase, with the protein MLYRLARSVIFKLDAEKAHDLAIQNFSRFTGTPLDLFYRQHVPDRPVEVMGITFKNPVGLAAGLDKNGECIDAFGAMGFGFVEVGTVTPRPQSGNDKPRLFRVIPAEGIINRFGFNNLGVDNLIENVKKSNYDGVIGINIGKNKDTPIEKGAEDYLICMDKVYEHAGYIAVNISSPNTPGLRTLQYGEALDDLLAQLKQKQKELAEKHGKYVPLTLKIAPDLEDHEIVQIAQSLIKNEIDGVIGTNTTLDRTLVKDLPHCDEMGGLSGRPLQNKSTEVIRRLAEELDGKLPIIGVGGIDSAISAREKMEAGAQLVQIYSGFIYHGPKLVKDIVTNI; encoded by the coding sequence ATGTTATACCGCCTCGCACGATCTGTTATTTTCAAGCTTGACGCTGAAAAAGCACATGATCTTGCCATTCAGAACTTCTCTCGCTTTACCGGCACTCCTCTAGATCTATTCTATCGTCAACATGTTCCTGATCGTCCTGTTGAAGTGATGGGCATTACCTTTAAAAATCCTGTTGGTCTGGCCGCTGGCCTAGATAAAAACGGCGAATGTATTGATGCATTTGGTGCAATGGGTTTTGGTTTTGTTGAAGTGGGTACGGTGACACCTCGTCCACAATCTGGCAACGACAAGCCACGCTTATTCCGCGTGATTCCAGCTGAAGGTATCATCAACCGTTTTGGTTTTAATAACCTTGGCGTTGATAACCTCATCGAGAACGTTAAAAAATCGAACTACGATGGTGTTATTGGTATCAACATTGGTAAAAACAAAGATACGCCAATAGAAAAGGGTGCTGAAGATTACCTTATCTGTATGGATAAAGTGTACGAGCACGCAGGTTATATTGCGGTTAACATTTCTTCTCCAAATACTCCGGGCTTACGTACGCTTCAGTACGGTGAAGCACTTGATGATCTTCTGGCTCAACTTAAGCAGAAACAAAAAGAGCTTGCAGAAAAGCACGGTAAGTATGTTCCACTAACACTTAAGATCGCGCCAGATCTTGAAGATCACGAGATTGTGCAAATCGCACAGTCACTGATCAAAAATGAAATCGATGGCGTTATCGGTACTAACACCACGCTTGATCGTACTTTGGTAAAAGACTTACCACATTGCGATGAAATGGGTGGGTTGAGTGGTCGTCCGTTACAAAACAAAAGCACTGAAGTGATTCGTCGTTTGGCTGAAGAGCTAGATGGCAAATTGCCGATTATCGGTGTGGGTGGTATTGATTCAGCAATTTCTGCACGAGAGAAGATGGAAGCGGGCGCTCAGCTTGTTCAAATCTATTCTGGTTTCATTTATCACGGTCCAAAACTGGTTAAAGACATTGTGACGAATATTTAA
- a CDS encoding GGDEF domain-containing protein, producing the protein MTLNKLRFEHGDDELLDFYRRQHILKFVTAVTIFTFIPLGIKNLLIGETLLGLSLLAFELSFVIEMIGLLYAERKIIGNGIPLSLLVICISLSIYELGMLVSYWVYPIVVTLVFIIPRRQALITNACLIVGCSIASFHHVDWQFAARFLSSLIACASIAHVAIEAIHRLQVELRYLSTRDALTGALNRHQLDAFMNRSITQKKRGYSACVALIDIDHFKQVNDLYGHDVGDEVIKQIVEIINKHTRDLNLLFRLGGDEFLLLFDNTNINEAYKVLNKLNEQIRTHHYPYHAKITMSAGLSPAFTNDDAVSWIKRADIALYQSKENGRNQIIINAVSDSVTNLDFNLDQQVM; encoded by the coding sequence ATGACATTAAATAAACTTCGTTTTGAACATGGTGATGATGAACTTCTGGACTTTTATCGTCGTCAGCACATTCTTAAATTTGTTACTGCGGTAACCATCTTCACTTTTATACCACTCGGTATTAAAAATTTACTGATAGGTGAAACCTTATTAGGCCTTTCTCTCCTCGCTTTCGAGCTTAGCTTCGTCATAGAAATGATTGGCTTACTTTATGCTGAACGCAAAATTATCGGCAATGGCATTCCACTTTCATTACTCGTTATTTGTATTAGTTTAAGTATTTATGAACTCGGTATGCTCGTGAGTTATTGGGTGTACCCTATTGTTGTAACACTGGTTTTCATCATTCCTCGACGTCAGGCACTTATCACGAATGCCTGCTTAATTGTTGGTTGTAGCATCGCATCTTTTCATCATGTCGATTGGCAGTTTGCTGCTAGGTTTCTGTCGTCACTCATTGCCTGTGCCAGCATAGCCCATGTAGCCATTGAAGCAATCCATCGCCTTCAAGTTGAACTGCGTTATTTATCAACCCGTGATGCATTAACTGGTGCATTGAATCGCCATCAACTTGATGCGTTTATGAACCGTTCCATTACTCAAAAAAAGCGCGGGTACTCTGCTTGTGTCGCCTTAATAGACATCGATCATTTCAAACAAGTAAATGATCTATATGGTCATGATGTCGGTGATGAGGTGATCAAACAAATCGTCGAAATCATCAATAAACACACGCGGGATTTAAATCTTTTATTTCGACTTGGTGGCGATGAATTCTTACTCTTATTTGATAACACCAATATAAACGAAGCCTATAAGGTACTAAATAAGCTCAATGAGCAGATCCGTACACACCACTATCCTTACCATGCAAAAATAACAATGAGCGCGGGTTTAAGCCCAGCTTTCACTAACGATGATGCGGTTAGTTGGATCAAACGTGCAGATATCGCTTTGTATCAATCAAAAGAAAATGGACGAAATCAAATTATAATTAACGCAGTAAGTGACAGTGTAACCAACCTTGATTTCAATTTAGATCAACAGGTTATGTAG